The Larus michahellis chromosome 16, bLarMic1.1, whole genome shotgun sequence genome has a segment encoding these proteins:
- the TNFRSF18 gene encoding tumor necrosis factor receptor superfamily member 18 isoform X1: MTGLASEVGHLKIRACLLLLACLWQWTQQTLATPCQDGELRIIGKDEKKCCPKCNSNAGDNSTCQNVEDPDCKCRQGYSCSDSACLYCEKLPECAEGEELVKLGILDFIFKCKPCEIGTYSNVKNGWCRNWTDCESSGFLTIKQGNSTHNAVCGFPSKDVEQVPVAKDSLYTTILAILTAVAVFVLILLTFFLHFCIWSLKKEKYHTADGCRGLHNCHTIEKRLTAASFQKKNMETKHQKKSLAFSTLRVHNENSSIAICCENGKPSSAFQGKKKGGAGCVKHRYIDSSKEWLWREFRFVSSQQT, from the exons ATGACTGGCCTGGCAAGCGAAGTCGGTCACCTCAAGATTCGAGcgtgcttgctgctgctggcgtGCCTATGGCAATGGACACAGCAAACTCTGGCAACACCGTGCCAGGATGGTGAACTGAGAATAATCGgtaaagatgaaaagaaatgctgCCCCAAATGCAACTCAAACGCAG GAGACAACAGCACGTGTCAAAATGTTGAGGACCCTGACTGCAAATGTCGTCAGGGATACAGCTGTAGTGATAGCGCATGTCTCTACTGTGAAAAACTGCCCGAGTGTGCAGAAGGCGAGGAGCTGGTTAAGCTTG gAATTTTAGACTTCATATTCAAATGTAAACCGTGCGAGATTGGAACCTATTCTAATGTTAAGAATGGCTGGTGCCGTAATTGGACTGA TTGTGAAAGTTCGGGGTTTCTAACAATCAAGCAAGGCAACAGTACACATAATGCAGTATGTGGTTTCCCTTCTAAAGATGTGGAGCAAG ttcCTGTTGCGAAAGATTCTCTATATACCACCATCCTGGCCATCCTTACTGCAGTGGCTGTATTTGTTCTCATCTTGCTGACTTTCTTCTTGCATTTCTGCATATGGtctctgaagaaggaaaaatatcacaCAGCTGATG GCTGCCGGGGGCTCCACAACTGTCACACCATAGAGAAGAGACTTACAGCTGCCAGTTTCCAGAAGAAGAACATGGAGACAAAACACCAGAAGAAAAGCCTTGCTTTTTCCACCCTCAGAGTCCATAATGAAAACAGCTCAATTGCAATATGCTGTGAGAATGGGAAGCCGAGCtcagcttttcaaggaaaaaagaagggaggggcTGGGTGCGTAAAGCATCGTTATATAGATAGCAGCAAGGAATGGCTTTGGAGGGAGTTTCGCTTTGTTTCTTCTCAACAAACCTAg
- the TNFRSF4 gene encoding tumor necrosis factor receptor superfamily member 4 isoform X1, which translates to MLSNSCKDKADCVVKFGGERMRSRCTTTTDTVCAPCQDEYFNSEHNHSFCKSCTICDTTKGSKEVKKCEKTSDRICMCDAGYMPDDSHPLRSACLPCPEGSYSTGRNENCKPWTNCSVLGKSTLRPGTKTADAVCSNHVTQPATSQSATPALNLSNADHKNKMSTATFSPSRSSVIPFICTDTNSPTETNWGSLSLILICLILLMVSGMSILLLIIQAAKKETKRRKNRQGGGSCRYPVQEEQIHSNSSLIKN; encoded by the exons ATGTTAAGTAACAGCTGTAAGGATAAAGCGGACTGCGTGGTGAAATTTGGAG GTGAAAGAATGAGAAGCCGCTGCACAACAACAACAGACACAGTCTGCGCTCCCTGTCAAGATGAATACTTTAATAGTGAGCACAACCACAGCTTCTGCAAGAGTTGTACGATCTGTGACACTA CAAAGGGGAGCAAGGAAGTGAAGAAGTGTGAGAAGACCTCTGACAGAATTTGCATGTGTGATGCAGGTTACATGCCAGATGACAGCCATCCACTGCGAAGCG catgcTTACCATGTCCTGAAGGGTCTTATTCCACAGGgagaaatgaaaactgcaaaCCTTGGACCAA CTGCAGCGTTCTTGGGAAAAGCACTCTTCGACCAGGGACAAAAACAGCTGATGCTGTTTGCAGCAACCATGTCACACAGCCAGCTACCTCGCAGAGTGCAACACCTGCTTTGAATCTTTCCAATGCTGACCACAAGAATAAGATGTCGACTGCAACGTTCTCACCGTCCAGATCTAGTGTGATTCCTTTCATTTGCACGGATACAAACAGCCCCACAGAGACTAACTGGG GGTCTTTATCACTTATCCTTATTTGTCTGATATTGCTCATGGTGAGTGGAATGTCCATCCTTCTGTTGATTATCCAAGCAGCCAAAAAAGAGaccaagaggaggaaaaaccGTCAAG GAGGAGGGAGCTGTCGATACCCTGTCCAGGAAGAACAAATTCACTCCAATTCTAGTCTCATCAAAAACTGA
- the TNFRSF18 gene encoding tumor necrosis factor receptor superfamily member 18 isoform X2 has translation MTGLASEVGHLKIRACLLLLACLWQWTQQTLATPCQDGELRIIGKDEKKCCPKCNSNAGDNSTCQNVEDPDCKCRQGYSCSDSACLYCEKLPECAEGEELVKLGILDFIFKCKPCEIGTYSNVKNGWCRNWTDCESSGFLTIKQGNSTHNAVCGFPSKDVEQVPVAKDSLYTTILAILTAVAVFVLILLTFFLHFCIWSLKKEKYHTADDLEHNFPRLPGAPQLSHHREETYSCQFPEEEHGDKTPEEKPCFFHPQSP, from the exons ATGACTGGCCTGGCAAGCGAAGTCGGTCACCTCAAGATTCGAGcgtgcttgctgctgctggcgtGCCTATGGCAATGGACACAGCAAACTCTGGCAACACCGTGCCAGGATGGTGAACTGAGAATAATCGgtaaagatgaaaagaaatgctgCCCCAAATGCAACTCAAACGCAG GAGACAACAGCACGTGTCAAAATGTTGAGGACCCTGACTGCAAATGTCGTCAGGGATACAGCTGTAGTGATAGCGCATGTCTCTACTGTGAAAAACTGCCCGAGTGTGCAGAAGGCGAGGAGCTGGTTAAGCTTG gAATTTTAGACTTCATATTCAAATGTAAACCGTGCGAGATTGGAACCTATTCTAATGTTAAGAATGGCTGGTGCCGTAATTGGACTGA TTGTGAAAGTTCGGGGTTTCTAACAATCAAGCAAGGCAACAGTACACATAATGCAGTATGTGGTTTCCCTTCTAAAGATGTGGAGCAAG ttcCTGTTGCGAAAGATTCTCTATATACCACCATCCTGGCCATCCTTACTGCAGTGGCTGTATTTGTTCTCATCTTGCTGACTTTCTTCTTGCATTTCTGCATATGGtctctgaagaaggaaaaatatcacaCAGCTGATG ATCTGGAACATAACTTCCCTAGGCTGCCGGGGGCTCCACAACTGTCACACCATAGAGAAGAGACTTACAGCTGCCAGTTTCCAGAAGAAGAACATGGAGACAAAACACCAGAAGAAAAGCCTTGCTTTTTCCACCCTCAGAGTCCATAA
- the TNFRSF4 gene encoding tumor necrosis factor receptor superfamily member 4 isoform X2: MWRGERMRSRCTTTTDTVCAPCQDEYFNSEHNHSFCKSCTICDTTKGSKEVKKCEKTSDRICMCDAGYMPDDSHPLRSACLPCPEGSYSTGRNENCKPWTNCSVLGKSTLRPGTKTADAVCSNHVTQPATSQSATPALNLSNADHKNKMSTATFSPSRSSVIPFICTDTNSPTETNWGSLSLILICLILLMVSGMSILLLIIQAAKKETKRRKNRQGGGSCRYPVQEEQIHSNSSLIKN; the protein is encoded by the exons ATGTGGAGAG GTGAAAGAATGAGAAGCCGCTGCACAACAACAACAGACACAGTCTGCGCTCCCTGTCAAGATGAATACTTTAATAGTGAGCACAACCACAGCTTCTGCAAGAGTTGTACGATCTGTGACACTA CAAAGGGGAGCAAGGAAGTGAAGAAGTGTGAGAAGACCTCTGACAGAATTTGCATGTGTGATGCAGGTTACATGCCAGATGACAGCCATCCACTGCGAAGCG catgcTTACCATGTCCTGAAGGGTCTTATTCCACAGGgagaaatgaaaactgcaaaCCTTGGACCAA CTGCAGCGTTCTTGGGAAAAGCACTCTTCGACCAGGGACAAAAACAGCTGATGCTGTTTGCAGCAACCATGTCACACAGCCAGCTACCTCGCAGAGTGCAACACCTGCTTTGAATCTTTCCAATGCTGACCACAAGAATAAGATGTCGACTGCAACGTTCTCACCGTCCAGATCTAGTGTGATTCCTTTCATTTGCACGGATACAAACAGCCCCACAGAGACTAACTGGG GGTCTTTATCACTTATCCTTATTTGTCTGATATTGCTCATGGTGAGTGGAATGTCCATCCTTCTGTTGATTATCCAAGCAGCCAAAAAAGAGaccaagaggaggaaaaaccGTCAAG GAGGAGGGAGCTGTCGATACCCTGTCCAGGAAGAACAAATTCACTCCAATTCTAGTCTCATCAAAAACTGA